A region from the Bradyrhizobium erythrophlei genome encodes:
- a CDS encoding fumarylacetoacetate hydrolase family protein, with amino-acid sequence MTSPRLATFSIAGSTKYGAVVDDGIVDLSARFGKDYPTLREVIAAGALTRLAEDAAQYQPDYGLDTIAWLPPIPAPEKIICIGVNYPDRNAEYKDGQDAPKYPSMFMRTPRSFVGHLTPLVRPRASAQLDYEGELVLVIGKAGRHIAESAALDHIAAITLCNEGTIRDWVRHAKFNVTQGKNFDSTGSLGPWLVPYTDEAQIADVRLTTWVNGEMRQDDRTSRLIFGFRYLINYISTFTTLVPGDVIVTGTPTGAGARFDPPRYLKPGDVVEVEAQNVGMLRNGVIDEAIMNLLASDGKQP; translated from the coding sequence ATGACATCTCCCCGCCTCGCCACTTTCTCCATCGCTGGTTCGACCAAATACGGCGCCGTCGTCGATGACGGCATCGTCGATCTCTCGGCGCGCTTCGGCAAGGACTATCCGACGCTGCGCGAAGTGATCGCCGCCGGCGCGCTGACAAGACTGGCGGAGGATGCCGCACAATATCAGCCGGACTACGGGCTGGACACGATCGCCTGGCTGCCGCCAATTCCCGCGCCGGAAAAAATCATCTGCATCGGCGTCAATTATCCTGACCGTAATGCCGAATACAAAGACGGCCAGGACGCGCCGAAATATCCCAGCATGTTCATGCGCACGCCGCGCTCTTTCGTCGGCCATCTGACGCCACTGGTCCGCCCGCGCGCCTCCGCGCAACTCGACTATGAGGGCGAACTGGTACTGGTGATCGGCAAGGCCGGCCGGCATATCGCCGAAAGTGCCGCACTGGACCACATCGCCGCGATCACGCTGTGCAACGAGGGCACCATCCGCGACTGGGTCCGGCATGCGAAATTCAATGTGACGCAAGGCAAGAATTTCGATTCCACCGGCAGCCTCGGCCCGTGGCTCGTTCCTTACACCGACGAGGCGCAGATCGCCGACGTCAGGCTGACCACCTGGGTCAATGGCGAGATGCGGCAGGACGACCGCACCTCGCGGCTGATCTTCGGCTTCCGCTATCTGATCAACTATATCTCGACCTTCACCACACTGGTCCCCGGCGATGTCATCGTCACGGGAACCCCGACCGGCGCCGGCGCGCGGTTCGATCCGCCGCGCTACCTGAAGCCCGGCGATGTCGTCGAGGTCGAGGCCCAGAACGTCGGCATGCTGCGCAACGGCGTGATCGACGAAGCCATCATGAACCTGCTTGCGAGCGACGGGAAACAGCCATGA
- a CDS encoding molybdate ABC transporter substrate-binding protein: protein MRKLSLPASMLGLALAMPAITDLRAAELKILAGGSTTGWMNELGAQFERVSGHKLVIHFDATPNLIKQATSGAPFDLVVVPVDVFSDAGAKARFAPGPTVDIARVGYGVIVRAGAPKPDISTPEALKRTLLDAASIAFVPDSAAGGYVLKTFERLGITEAMKTRTKPQPTPAQIAPSVAAGAAELGVFLINVLIAPGVELAGAFPAELQQELVFTAAVAADSREADASRAFIHFLTTPAATAVIKARGMNPG from the coding sequence ATGAGGAAGCTGTCGCTGCCCGCCTCGATGCTGGGCCTTGCGCTGGCGATGCCGGCCATAACTGATCTTCGGGCCGCCGAACTCAAGATCCTGGCCGGCGGCTCCACGACCGGCTGGATGAACGAACTCGGCGCTCAATTCGAGCGCGTCTCCGGCCACAAGCTTGTCATCCATTTCGATGCCACCCCCAATTTGATCAAGCAGGCGACCTCCGGGGCGCCGTTCGATCTGGTGGTGGTACCAGTCGACGTGTTTAGCGACGCCGGCGCAAAAGCCCGCTTCGCGCCCGGCCCAACCGTCGATATCGCGCGCGTCGGCTATGGCGTCATCGTTCGCGCCGGGGCACCGAAGCCCGACATCAGCACGCCCGAGGCGCTGAAAAGGACCCTGCTCGACGCGGCGTCGATCGCCTTCGTGCCAGATAGCGCGGCAGGCGGTTATGTCCTGAAGACGTTCGAGCGTCTCGGCATCACTGAGGCGATGAAGACCCGGACAAAGCCGCAGCCCACACCGGCGCAGATTGCCCCCAGCGTCGCCGCAGGCGCGGCTGAGCTTGGGGTGTTTCTCATCAACGTGCTGATCGCCCCCGGCGTGGAACTCGCCGGCGCCTTCCCCGCGGAACTGCAGCAAGAGCTGGTCTTCACCGCCGCCGTCGCCGCGGACTCAAGGGAAGCAGACGCCTCCAGGGCGTTTATCCATTTCCTGACCACTCCCGCCGCCACAGCCGTGATCAAGGCCAGGGGCATGAACCCTGGCTAA
- the hpaD gene encoding 3,4-dihydroxyphenylacetate 2,3-dioxygenase — MPVPQHIFDPPFNIIRCSHAVLDVVDLDASRAFYETTVGLHVEDRDDRAVYLRGVEEHQHHSLVLRKAPVAACNRLGFKVGDDSDLDKAAAFFSENGIACAFAEAPFQGRTLQFTDPFGFQIELYAAMEKRPHLLRRYDLYKGCHPQRLDHFNVFAAEVQDTVDFYARLGFRLTEYGEEDGPNGRIAAAWMHRKGNVHDFAITNGRGPRLHHFAYWVPTAMNILHLCDVMASSGYLKNLERGPGRHGISNAFFLYVRDPDGHRLELYTSDYFTMDRDHEPLRWSLKDPQRQTLWGAPAPRSWFEQGSPFTGQPVREPLFVADVTIAD, encoded by the coding sequence ATGCCCGTTCCACAACACATCTTCGATCCGCCCTTCAATATCATCCGGTGCAGCCATGCCGTGCTCGACGTGGTGGACCTCGATGCCAGCCGCGCGTTCTACGAGACCACCGTCGGCCTCCATGTCGAGGACCGCGACGACCGGGCGGTTTACCTGCGCGGCGTCGAGGAGCATCAGCATCACTCGCTGGTGCTGCGCAAAGCGCCGGTCGCCGCCTGCAACCGGCTCGGCTTCAAGGTCGGCGACGACAGCGATCTCGACAAGGCGGCCGCGTTCTTTTCCGAGAACGGCATCGCTTGCGCCTTTGCGGAAGCGCCGTTCCAGGGCCGCACGCTGCAGTTCACCGATCCCTTCGGCTTCCAGATCGAACTCTACGCCGCGATGGAGAAACGCCCGCATCTGTTGCGCCGCTACGATCTCTACAAGGGCTGCCACCCGCAGCGGCTCGACCACTTCAACGTGTTCGCGGCCGAAGTCCAGGACACCGTCGACTTCTACGCGCGGCTGGGCTTTCGCCTGACCGAATATGGCGAGGAAGACGGACCGAATGGCCGCATCGCCGCAGCATGGATGCACCGCAAGGGCAATGTGCACGATTTCGCGATCACCAACGGCCGTGGCCCTCGCCTGCACCATTTTGCCTATTGGGTGCCGACGGCGATGAACATTTTGCATCTCTGCGACGTGATGGCGTCCAGCGGCTATTTGAAAAATCTTGAGCGCGGTCCCGGCCGTCACGGCATTTCGAATGCCTTCTTCCTCTATGTCCGCGATCCCGACGGCCACCGGCTGGAGCTCTACACCAGCGACTACTTCACCATGGACCGTGACCACGAGCCATTGCGCTGGTCGTTGAAGGATCCGCAACGGCAGACCCTGTGGGGCGCGCCCGCGCCGCGCTCGTGGTTCGAGCAGGGATCGCCGTTCACCGGGCAGCCGGTGCGCGAGCCGCTGTTTGTCGCCGACGTCACGATCGCGGACTGA
- a CDS encoding IS1182 family transposase: MGGDELFGELPEQRGPQVGGAPSGAPRLREPKRDQIELRAVDIESLIGEDHPVRVIWSYVEGLDLSELENRIKARGDRPGHPATSPRLLLALWLYATSEGVGSARALEGLCNSHDVYRWLCGGVSVNYHTLADFRVGCADLLDRLLAEHLAALIKTGLVDLDGLAQDGVRIRASAGASSFRRAATLDRHLSAAQAVVDQLKREVDTRSDASNQRIKAARERAARERLERVKAAQKALDEIERQRDEREQKRGNGKKPKEPRASTTDTQARVMKMADGGFRPAYNVQVASVAGEQIVVAVDVSNSGSDRSLMRPMLERLRTRLGRFPAWHLADGGFCSGEDIEWAHGKGIEIYCPPVQSKHGTDPYLPRRGDGPGVLAWRARMGSEAGKAQYKPRSICECIHARWRNWDLRQLTVRGFQKVRAVVLCYALTNNILQGHRLAAA, translated from the coding sequence ATGGGCGGTGACGAACTTTTTGGGGAACTGCCAGAGCAGAGGGGGCCGCAGGTAGGCGGGGCGCCGTCGGGAGCGCCGCGGCTGCGTGAGCCCAAACGAGACCAGATCGAGCTGCGTGCAGTGGATATCGAGAGCCTGATTGGGGAAGATCACCCGGTACGAGTGATCTGGTCGTATGTCGAAGGCCTCGACCTGAGCGAGCTTGAGAATCGGATCAAGGCACGGGGCGACAGGCCCGGTCATCCGGCGACCTCGCCGCGGCTTCTGCTGGCGCTGTGGCTCTATGCCACCAGCGAGGGGGTTGGCAGTGCGCGTGCCCTGGAGGGGCTTTGCAACAGCCATGATGTTTATCGCTGGCTGTGTGGCGGCGTGTCGGTGAACTATCACACGCTGGCGGACTTCCGGGTCGGTTGCGCTGATCTGCTCGACCGGCTGCTGGCCGAGCATTTGGCGGCGCTGATCAAGACCGGCCTGGTGGACCTCGACGGGTTGGCACAGGACGGGGTGCGGATACGGGCGAGTGCGGGGGCGTCCTCGTTCCGGCGCGCGGCGACGCTTGACCGGCATCTTTCGGCTGCGCAGGCGGTCGTGGATCAGCTCAAGCGCGAGGTCGATACGCGCTCGGATGCCAGCAACCAGCGGATCAAAGCCGCCAGGGAGCGGGCCGCGCGCGAACGCCTCGAACGGGTCAAGGCGGCCCAGAAAGCGCTCGACGAGATCGAGCGGCAGCGTGACGAACGCGAACAAAAGCGCGGCAACGGCAAGAAGCCGAAGGAGCCGCGCGCCTCGACCACCGACACACAGGCGCGGGTGATGAAGATGGCCGATGGCGGCTTCCGCCCGGCCTATAATGTGCAGGTGGCAAGCGTCGCCGGTGAGCAGATCGTAGTCGCGGTCGACGTCAGTAATAGCGGTTCCGATCGGAGCCTGATGCGGCCGATGCTGGAGCGGCTACGCACGCGGCTGGGACGCTTCCCGGCATGGCATCTTGCCGATGGCGGCTTTTGCAGCGGCGAGGATATCGAGTGGGCGCATGGCAAAGGGATCGAGATCTATTGTCCACCGGTCCAGTCCAAGCATGGCACCGACCCCTATTTGCCGCGGCGCGGCGATGGCCCAGGCGTCTTGGCTTGGCGGGCACGGATGGGGAGTGAAGCGGGCAAGGCGCAGTACAAGCCCCGCTCGATCTGCGAATGCATCCATGCGCGCTGGCGCAATTGGGATCTGCGGCAATTGACCGTACGTGGCTTCCAAAAGGTCCGAGCCGTGGTCCTCTGCTACGCCCTCACCAACAACATCTTGCAGGGCCATCGCCTCGCCGCCGCATAG
- the hpaE gene encoding 5-carboxymethyl-2-hydroxymuconate semialdehyde dehydrogenase, whose protein sequence is MDKITPKSDVFKANLDRAGPLLKALRADGIGHMIDGEIVPSISGDTFETKSPIDGAILASVARGGPEDIDRAATAASLAFKAWRDMPATMRKKLLHRVADAIEERADDIAVLECIDTGQAHRFMAKAAIRAAENFRFFADKCADARDGLNMPSEEHWNVSTRVPIGPVGVITPWNTPFMLSTWKIAPALAAGCTVVHKPAEWSPVTADLLAKLVKQAGVPDGVLNTVHGIGEEAGKALTEHPAIKAIGFVGESATGSAIMAQGAPTLKRVHFELGGKNPVIVFDDADLDRALDAVVFMIYSLNGERCTSSSRLLIQQSISEKFIEKLTARVKALKVGHPLDPLTEIGPLIHERHLAKVCSYFDVARQDGAVIAVGGRPHDGPGGGHYVQPTLVTGAHAGMRVAQEEVFGPFLTVIPFGGENDAIEIANDVKYGLTGYVWTNDTGRALRVADALEAGMIWLNSENVRHLPTPFGGMKASGIGRDGGDYSFDFYMETKHVSLARGTHKIQKLGLPSS, encoded by the coding sequence ATGGATAAAATCACGCCGAAATCGGATGTCTTCAAGGCCAACCTCGATCGCGCCGGGCCGCTGCTTAAAGCGCTGAGGGCCGACGGCATCGGGCACATGATCGACGGCGAGATCGTGCCGTCGATCTCGGGCGATACGTTCGAGACGAAGTCGCCGATCGATGGCGCAATTCTGGCGAGCGTCGCGCGCGGTGGGCCTGAGGATATCGATCGCGCCGCGACCGCCGCAAGCCTTGCGTTCAAGGCCTGGCGCGACATGCCGGCGACGATGCGCAAGAAGCTGTTGCACCGGGTTGCGGACGCCATCGAGGAGCGCGCCGACGATATCGCCGTGCTCGAATGCATCGATACCGGCCAGGCCCATCGCTTCATGGCCAAGGCCGCGATCCGGGCCGCGGAAAACTTCCGCTTCTTCGCCGACAAATGTGCCGACGCCCGCGACGGCCTCAACATGCCGAGCGAGGAGCACTGGAACGTGTCGACGCGGGTGCCGATCGGCCCCGTGGGCGTGATCACGCCGTGGAATACGCCGTTCATGCTGTCGACCTGGAAGATTGCGCCAGCGCTCGCGGCCGGCTGCACCGTCGTGCACAAGCCCGCGGAATGGTCACCGGTGACCGCCGATCTGCTGGCAAAACTCGTAAAGCAGGCCGGCGTGCCCGACGGCGTTCTCAACACCGTGCACGGCATCGGCGAGGAAGCCGGCAAGGCGCTGACCGAGCATCCCGCCATCAAGGCGATCGGTTTCGTCGGCGAAAGTGCTACGGGTTCGGCGATCATGGCGCAGGGCGCGCCGACGCTCAAGCGCGTGCATTTCGAACTCGGCGGCAAGAACCCGGTGATCGTGTTCGACGATGCCGATCTCGACCGCGCACTTGATGCGGTGGTGTTCATGATCTACTCGCTCAACGGCGAGCGCTGCACCTCGTCGAGCCGGCTCCTGATCCAGCAAAGCATCTCGGAAAAGTTCATCGAAAAGCTCACCGCGCGGGTCAAAGCCCTGAAGGTCGGCCATCCCCTCGATCCCCTGACCGAAATCGGGCCGCTGATCCACGAGCGACACCTTGCAAAAGTCTGCTCCTATTTCGACGTGGCGCGGCAGGACGGCGCGGTGATCGCGGTCGGCGGCAGGCCGCATGACGGCCCCGGCGGCGGACACTATGTGCAGCCGACCCTCGTCACCGGCGCGCATGCGGGGATGCGGGTTGCGCAGGAGGAAGTGTTCGGGCCGTTCCTGACGGTGATCCCGTTTGGCGGCGAGAACGACGCCATCGAGATCGCCAATGACGTGAAATACGGCCTCACCGGTTATGTCTGGACCAACGATACCGGCCGCGCGCTGCGGGTGGCGGATGCGCTGGAGGCCGGCATGATCTGGCTGAACTCCGAAAACGTTCGCCATCTGCCGACGCCGTTCGGCGGCATGAAGGCCTCAGGGATCGGCCGCGACGGTGGCGATTATTCGTTCGACTTCTACATGGAAACCAAGCACGTCTCGCTGGCGCGGGGCACCCACAAGATTCAGAAACTCGGTTTGCCCTCATCCTGA
- a CDS encoding 5-carboxymethyl-2-hydroxymuconate Delta-isomerase, translating to MPHFTIEYSANLDGRVDMGKIVELVRKAAVETGIFPLGGIRVRAIRCEHYAIADGSPHFSFLAMLLRLGEGRDLAARQKAGEHIFKALSSHLEPVFAGSKFALSFDMQINDKETSWKRNNIHEALKAEAAHG from the coding sequence ATGCCGCATTTCACGATCGAATATTCCGCCAATCTCGATGGCCGCGTCGACATGGGCAAGATCGTCGAACTCGTGCGCAAGGCGGCGGTGGAAACCGGAATCTTTCCGCTCGGGGGCATTCGCGTCCGCGCCATCCGCTGCGAGCATTACGCCATCGCCGACGGCTCGCCGCATTTCAGCTTTCTCGCCATGCTGCTGCGGCTCGGCGAAGGGCGCGATCTCGCAGCGCGCCAGAAGGCCGGCGAACATATCTTCAAGGCGCTCTCCAGTCATCTCGAGCCGGTCTTCGCGGGCAGCAAATTCGCGCTCTCGTTCGACATGCAGATCAACGACAAGGAAACCAGCTGGAAGCGCAACAACATTCACGAGGCGTTGAAGGCGGAGGCCGCGCATGGATAA
- the hpaH gene encoding 2-oxo-hept-4-ene-1,7-dioate hydratase has product MALTKDDIRVAAERLHQAEKTRTQIRQLSLEFPAITIEDAYAIQQAWIEIKVAEGRVVKGHKIGLTSKAMQSALLIDEPDSGVLLDDMFFADGGLVPSNRFIGTRVEAELAFIMKTRLAGPGCTLFDVLNATDFVVPALEILDTRIERVDPVTKATRKIFDTIADNAANAGIVLGGRPLRPLDADLRWIGALCYRNGQLEETGLAAGVLNHPATSVAWLANKIARLGLALEPGQVVLAGSFIRPIETRKGDTIQADYGPYGSVSCYFA; this is encoded by the coding sequence ATGGCCCTGACCAAGGACGATATCCGTGTTGCCGCCGAGCGGCTTCACCAGGCGGAGAAGACCCGCACGCAGATCCGGCAATTGTCGCTGGAATTTCCTGCCATCACCATCGAGGATGCCTATGCGATCCAGCAAGCGTGGATCGAGATCAAGGTAGCCGAAGGCCGCGTCGTCAAAGGCCACAAGATCGGGCTGACCTCGAAGGCGATGCAGAGCGCGCTTCTGATCGACGAACCGGATTCCGGCGTGCTGCTCGACGACATGTTCTTTGCCGACGGCGGCCTCGTGCCCTCGAACCGCTTCATCGGCACGCGGGTCGAGGCGGAACTGGCCTTCATCATGAAGACGCGGCTGGCCGGCCCCGGCTGCACCCTGTTCGATGTGCTCAATGCGACCGATTTCGTCGTCCCCGCGCTGGAAATACTGGACACCAGGATCGAGCGGGTCGATCCCGTAACCAAGGCGACGCGAAAGATCTTCGACACCATCGCCGACAATGCCGCCAACGCCGGCATCGTGCTCGGCGGCCGCCCGCTGCGGCCGCTGGATGCCGACCTGCGCTGGATCGGCGCGTTGTGCTATCGTAACGGCCAGTTGGAAGAGACCGGGCTTGCCGCCGGCGTGCTCAACCATCCCGCCACTTCCGTGGCCTGGCTCGCCAACAAGATCGCCCGGCTCGGGCTGGCGCTCGAGCCCGGCCAGGTGGTGCTGGCGGGATCGTTCATCCGCCCGATCGAGACCCGCAAAGGCGACACGATTCAAGCCGACTATGGACCCTACGGGTCCGTCAGCTGTTACTTCGCTTGA
- the hpaR gene encoding homoprotocatechuate degradation operon regulator HpaR, translated as MREFSRSLPMSLLRAREAVMRQFRPSLRDHGLTEQQWRILRALAAVDTIEVTELARVAFLLGPSLSRILRDLEARHLIERRVVKADQRRGLVSISAKGVRLIETVAPSSEAIYAAITRRYGARRLRELQDMLHELEGTLSALNKGGGTGEDGEFE; from the coding sequence ATGCGCGAATTCTCGCGTTCGCTGCCGATGTCGCTGTTGCGCGCCCGCGAGGCCGTGATGCGGCAATTCCGCCCCTCGCTGCGCGATCACGGCCTGACCGAACAGCAATGGCGGATCCTGCGCGCGCTTGCTGCCGTCGACACCATCGAGGTGACTGAGCTTGCCCGGGTCGCGTTTCTGCTTGGTCCCAGCCTTTCCCGCATTCTGCGCGACCTGGAAGCGCGTCATCTGATCGAACGACGGGTGGTGAAGGCCGATCAGCGCCGCGGCCTGGTGTCGATCTCCGCGAAGGGAGTGCGGCTGATCGAGACCGTCGCGCCTTCGTCCGAGGCGATCTACGCCGCCATCACCCGCCGCTATGGCGCGCGCAGGCTCAGGGAATTGCAGGATATGCTGCATGAGCTGGAGGGCACGCTGTCGGCGCTCAATAAAGGAGGGGGAACCGGCGAGGACGGCGAATTCGAGTGA
- a CDS encoding ABC transporter substrate-binding protein yields the protein MKLTRRDFAAGLAVGITAPYVIGSARAQAATLKIGMCAPVTGPAAESGGYAIKGAKLALEAVNKAGGILGKQAELIIEDDQTTNPGIVLAFSKLAAQPDIVGFLGSIRSTQVHAMAPDVLKLGKPVMIGGTDPNLTHMGNQWLFRFRPNDSYSGRVIADYGVNTLGKKKWAVLHSTDAFGTAGGKALTDALGKLGTPPVLDQGYANQSQDFTPVVLAIKQSGADILGSYFTFESDLGIFARQLRQLGVNIPWVGSPSIVNITALKLAGPALYGTYGVADYAEDSSEASKAFGKAYRDVAKVAPDNQSSWPYDAINVLAAAINKAGSTDPGKIREAILATKKYPGAEGEYNFDQNGDGLHGYNIVKNEKGNIVFDKHIESND from the coding sequence ATGAAGCTCACGAGACGCGATTTCGCGGCCGGCTTGGCCGTTGGTATTACCGCACCCTACGTTATCGGCAGCGCCCGCGCGCAAGCCGCCACCCTCAAGATCGGTATGTGCGCGCCCGTTACCGGCCCGGCGGCCGAATCCGGTGGATACGCGATCAAGGGTGCCAAGCTCGCGCTGGAGGCCGTCAACAAGGCCGGCGGCATTCTCGGCAAGCAGGCCGAACTGATCATCGAAGATGACCAGACCACCAACCCCGGGATCGTGCTGGCCTTCTCCAAGCTCGCCGCGCAGCCGGACATCGTGGGCTTCCTCGGCTCGATCCGCTCCACGCAGGTGCACGCGATGGCGCCCGACGTTCTCAAGCTCGGCAAGCCCGTGATGATCGGCGGAACCGATCCCAACCTGACCCATATGGGCAATCAGTGGCTGTTCCGTTTCCGCCCCAATGACAGCTATTCGGGCCGCGTGATCGCCGACTACGGCGTCAATACGCTCGGCAAGAAGAAATGGGCCGTGCTGCATTCGACCGATGCATTCGGCACCGCCGGCGGCAAGGCGCTGACCGACGCGCTCGGCAAGCTTGGTACGCCGCCTGTTCTCGATCAGGGCTATGCCAACCAGAGCCAGGATTTCACGCCCGTCGTGCTCGCGATCAAGCAGTCCGGCGCCGACATCCTCGGATCGTACTTCACGTTCGAAAGCGATCTCGGCATCTTCGCCCGTCAGTTGCGCCAGCTCGGCGTCAACATTCCCTGGGTCGGCTCGCCCTCGATCGTCAACATCACCGCGCTGAAGCTCGCCGGTCCCGCGCTTTACGGCACCTACGGGGTCGCCGATTACGCCGAGGATTCCAGCGAGGCCTCGAAGGCGTTCGGCAAGGCCTATCGCGATGTCGCCAAGGTCGCACCGGACAACCAAAGCTCCTGGCCCTACGACGCCATCAACGTTCTGGCGGCCGCGATCAACAAGGCCGGTTCGACCGATCCCGGGAAGATTCGCGAGGCTATCCTGGCGACCAAGAAATATCCGGGCGCCGAGGGCGAATATAACTTCGACCAGAACGGTGACGGTTTGCACGGCTACAACATCGTGAAGAACGAGAAGGGCAATATCGTCTTCGATAAGCATATCGAGTCCAACGATTGA
- a CDS encoding branched-chain amino acid ABC transporter permease has protein sequence MDLVLQLLFTGIGIGAVYALVALGFVLIFRATNVVNFAQGEFSMVAAYLMVVFAVDLGWPYWLSFLLALAGMALLGVVFNLGVYYPLRHRSFLPVIIATIGASILMANSVLAIYGPQPQVLQGWFETPGIQLGQVYLDSQYLLIIAVTIVMVIFNYWFFEHTMLGKKLQATSQDKEMASLLGISVSTMIMITFIYSAVLGGLAGILVAPVLFVSIQMGSTIALKAFAATIIGGFGDVAGAIIGGLALGIIETFGAAYISVPYKDGFAFLVLVLFLVFRPQGIFGERVAEKA, from the coding sequence ATGGATCTCGTACTGCAACTGCTCTTCACCGGGATCGGCATCGGCGCCGTCTACGCGCTGGTCGCGCTCGGTTTCGTGCTGATCTTCCGCGCCACCAACGTGGTGAATTTCGCGCAGGGCGAATTCTCCATGGTGGCGGCCTATCTGATGGTGGTGTTCGCCGTCGATCTGGGCTGGCCGTACTGGCTGTCGTTCCTGCTGGCGCTGGCCGGCATGGCGCTGCTGGGGGTGGTCTTCAATCTCGGGGTCTATTACCCGCTGCGGCATCGCAGCTTCCTGCCGGTGATCATCGCCACGATCGGCGCCTCGATCCTGATGGCCAATTCGGTGCTGGCGATCTACGGTCCGCAGCCGCAGGTGCTGCAGGGATGGTTCGAGACGCCCGGCATCCAGCTCGGGCAGGTCTATCTCGACAGCCAATATCTGCTCATTATCGCGGTCACTATCGTGATGGTGATCTTCAACTACTGGTTTTTCGAGCACACCATGCTCGGCAAGAAACTACAGGCCACCTCGCAGGACAAGGAGATGGCCTCGCTGCTCGGCATCTCCGTCTCCACCATGATCATGATCACCTTCATCTATTCGGCGGTGCTGGGCGGCCTCGCGGGCATCCTGGTGGCGCCGGTGCTGTTCGTCTCGATCCAGATGGGCTCGACGATCGCGCTGAAGGCGTTTGCCGCCACCATCATCGGCGGCTTCGGCGACGTCGCGGGTGCAATCATCGGCGGGCTGGCGCTCGGCATCATCGAAACCTTTGGCGCGGCCTACATTTCCGTTCCCTACAAGGACGGCTTCGCCTTCCTCGTACTGGTGCTGTTTCTGGTGTTCCGGCCGCAAGGCATCTTCGGCGAACGTGTCGCGGAGAAAGCATGA